The DNA window AGATGAGTCTCAACAGGTCAAAGGAAGTCAACATTCCAGTCAAGCTGGGAGAGCGAAAAAACTCTGCTGAGTACagaaatccacacacacacacacacacacacacacacacacacacgcacacacacacagcatgtgtacactgacacacaggcaaatgtACAGACTAATGAATAAACAcaagaacaaacacaaatacacgcacacgcacaagtacatacacactctGTCTAGACAGCCAATTCCAACCCAGCCCAAAACGGAAGCCATGGTATAATgtatgcaaaaagaaaataaattcttcaatgtgaatatatatatcGATGTTATAGCCTATCactatatacatacagtataagtcATGTGCCCTAAATATCGACGGTACATTTCTCATCACACATATAATACATTGCCTAGTATTCGTCCAGTTGCATCACATGTAGAATTTAGGCCAATTGAGGAACCGACCGCATTGTCGGCGAAGAGAGTAGTAGTAACAAACGTGCCAAGGCCAATTGCAATATCTGCAAGTTGGCAAACTTTTTTAATACGTTGCAAGACTGTTTCAATGTTCATGACGTTTCAATGTTAAAATTTGCAGTAGTCAAAAATAATTGCAACAAAGCGCACACACTGGTTCATTTCCTATCATTTTACGCGCAACCGGCATGCTTGTTGGGCGGGGGTGGTTGATGTGTGGTCTCCTTGGAAACCGTAGAAATCAGTCAAGCTGTAAACCCGCCCTTTTTCCTGCTGTATGACAGAGGGTTTGTTAATTGGCCGAATTCCTGCTGCTGCATGTTGAACCCTCCTTCATAAGAGCTGTGGATTCTAAAGAGGAAAAGTGTAATCTTTCAGATTTATGTCCAATTTCTGTCATACAGCAAAAATATATCGGTGCACCAGTCATTCTTCAGAGTCGCCATAGGCCAGACATGGCGTAAGATCAAAAAGAGAGTACTGTTAGTGCAGTTCTAGGGCAGGTTAAAACTAGCTTGAAATTGAAATCAGAGTACTCAGATAATGcagttcaaaataaacaaaaggaatCAAGTGTTTATGACACATAATGTTGAATGTAATTTCTTTCTAAGTTGTTTTCAATTTGAAAATGTCATTCCTGAAgcacatccatccattttaatgTAAGATCCCAATTCAGAGATCCCTTTTCAGCACCAAACTTACAAAGGTGATTGTAATTTAGAGTAAACACAGGtttaagaaaatgaacaattacTTTGGTATTTTAATCCAGTTCTTGTATTTAGAAACacatgtttcattcattcattcatagtTTGGCAGGATATTCATGTCATGTtcttaaaatggtaaaacatgcCAGCCATTGTGAAacagttagtttttttttttttaaacacacaaacacaaacaaaacaggcacacattaacacacttaAACATTCATAGTAAGTCAAAGTAAGTTGACCTAAAAAGATGGTTTAGCCCAAATAAACAGTATAAAGAATGATGCAGTATGTAATATAAaagtatatgtacatataattaattaatatacatATTAACAACATGTACTGTGGCAGTTACACAAGCTAATGAAATAAGTTCATTTTGCTTTGTGCTTCATCTTCAACCAACAATTTAAGCATTGCTTTTTTCATACCCTCTACATTTTCACTGATTTCAGCAACTGCAAGGCTTATGTGGTTAAGTGACAAAAATGAGTGCATGCACTTAGAGCATGAAtttgtaatatactgtattatatttGGGCTCGAAATTGATTCCAATGCATAGCTAATCTGAAAATGGTCAGGCTACAACTTGAAGTTAAATCACTGGTAGTACTGGTATAGGTCTTGAAAAAATACCAACCTGCTTGTATATGCTTCAAGTGACTGCCCAGCATGTGTCATGTTCAGTATGACTGTCAGTGTGACAGCATGACCTGTTTCTTATTGTATATCCGAGACCTACGTGCTTTAGGATGGAGGGTCTTTCTGAAAAGAACTCTGCCTGCAAAGATGCACTGTGTATCTCCCTGTGGTATAAGCAGTGAGGACCTTTGAGTAGCCTACGCTGAGAGAACACCAAGCCAATTATATAGTATGATTATCATAAACACACATGGAAATGCTTACAGGGACAAAGCCCTCTTAGGTACAATAGAAAGAAAGACTCAAGTTCCGTCAAACAATTTGGTCACATTTTCTCATCGACTGCATTTTCAGAGATGGGTCTGCTAGTACAAGACAGGGTTTCCTTGCTTCTGTATAGCCTCTTCTAGGCTTCAGCAATGCTTCAGCAGTGCCTACTCTGTGCATCAAGCCTGTGCTTTTGGCTGTTCTAATCCCATTGGTCCACATCGGCCCAGCCAGGTTAAAGGGGTGTGGCCGAGAGGAATGTTACAAGTAGCCTCATACTGTACAAGTAGCATCTTTCTTTCAATGGGAGTATGATGTTAACATCAAGGAGCCATTGTATAGGGGGATTTTGAGTGACTCTGGTACCTCAGGTACAGAGGCCTTACAGGTACAGAAACAAGCAGTCCAGTCCTGGGCCTGAGTCATTGGCATCAGGCTTTAGCCATGTATTCTCTTGGTATGTCCTGCCTAACCTGACTAGGAAAACGTGGTTAATGCGTACAGTTTTCAGTTCATAACCAAACACTTCTGTAAATAGCTCTCAGATACAATTAAAGTCAGATAAAGTAACTGGCAAACAGTTTGCTATAGTGCTAAATGGTGATGATTGCATCCCTTTACACACTCTTTGTAAATGCATTCTCGGCTCATCAAACATCCGTGGAGCTATTGGCTTCTTACTTGTGTCTATCTTTTTGAAGGTGGAGCCACTGCCACTGCACATCTGTGTGGTTATTCGCAAGACATTTTGACAGAGCCATTGTTTCAGATTCCTAAATccaattatatttttgtgattATGCAATCAATTAACTGTGTTTTGAGTCCTGCCTGGCTTCCAAATAATATAGTGTTTCTGAAAGCATAACAGAAAATGGTTATACAGTACATCGGTATATTAACAGAAAACGCATTTACTATAATAAATTTGTTAAGTTGTGTTTGTGTCAAGTTCAAAGTAGGCCTGATACACAGTATCACACATTctagagtgggaccaaatgttatctgtaagaactgaattaacactggacattttactgcgtataGATTGATATTTAAATACGGGCACCATGTGGTAATTTTATTGTTAAAACTTGTACTTATGGCTCCTATATCTAACTCCCTATCCATCTGTATCAGGCCTACAACTGTGAATTTTAAAGAGCATTAGAAGGTTCTATGTTCAAATCTTAGGGTGGGCTTTGCTCATGTTCCACTTCAGCTATAAAAATGAATCCTTAAAAAGTAAGCCATATTTAAGTTCCCACTGTCTTGTATGCCTTGTATAACAAATTAATATACTACTAACAGCAATACTGTGCTTCACCGAAAACTATGCAATGTGCAGTTGTCAGAATCTCACACATGTCCAGCCTCCCACATATACACTGAGTGGCTCATCATAATTCTAGGTCAATAGTCTGTCTTACTTACACATGCAGGTATTGATTTCTTCCTTCAATGTACAACTAAAAGGGAAAGGCTCTGTTCCCAGGCATTGTTAAGATGCTGAGGTGGTGTAGCCCTACCTCTGATGCTTCACAGGTTTGGGGAAACCGTAAGATATCCACACGCTATTCAAACTActtgaatgaaaataatgtttctcAAACTCAGCAAAGAAAGAAGAGTCTGTCTATAACTCTACTGTTTGTattctgtaattaaaataacaaaaatatgatTGATAAAACTGGTGGTTCCACGATTTTTTAGATTGTTGtgcttatttgatatatttttgtaaagctaggaaacatttcagaaaagaaaatcaatcaaACATGAGGTAGTAGATCTTGATAAGTGCCTGAGTACTTTGAATAGTGTTCTGAAAAGAAATTGTATTTCAGTTTACATTCCTGAGCTAGTTATGTtacatgattaaattaatttagtacATTCAAGTAGCCCAATTAGGCTTACAATTAGTACAGTTATCCAATTTTAGACATTTGGTTCAAGCAAAACCATCTGTAGATGCCAGATACATGCCTCAAGTGTGCATGTTCAAGAATAAACTGTCTATAAACTGACAAATtgagaaacaaatgaaatatgaatatttttcaaatgattatttatttgaattactAATATATAATATGTGGCATATTAATTAGTAGTTGATCACCTGTCAAGTATgtagcattcatttatttatccataATCCATATCCAATTCCTGGACTATGGCTACAAATATATGGTGGACAGCACCCAAATAGttacaaaactgaaaattgtTATTGTTTCTCATTTACGCACATGTATTGTTAAAAACTGCTTCTATATTCATTGTATTGTAATATGAATTCTACTACTACgactattaataataacaataataataataataatctgaatgtaatataaaaatataaatgatagaATGGCAATAGaaaagtactttttttaaatttcattgtaAAACAGAGATAAACatgtattattttgttaaacttatactaataaaaaaatctcataTTCTGAAAGGTCTGGTAGGTATCACTGTATATGgccacattcattttaatgggtTTCCCTTAGCTATGTTGTGAAGAAATCACTATCATTGTATAGATACTTTGAAATGTTATGTTATAGGGTAAATGTTATAGGGCTAATGAATCAattactgcacagtaaaatgtctagtgttCATTAGACTCTAACAGTGTAAATTCAAggcttaacagataacatttggtcccataTTCCTGAGCGGGACCAAAGGTTCTCTGTTAAGGCTTAAATTAACTCTCTTAGAGCTGGattgacactggacattttactgtgtgggtaATATTTAAAATAGGAAGTTTAAGTTTCATTTTACTGTCATACTTATAATTTGCGTCATACATATTAGaatgtttagtgttaaatcaactgtaacagagtacatatgggcCCTATTGGATTTGCATGTACTCTGATAGAGTtgaaattaacactggacattttacggTGTAGTAGGAATCATGATCAGAAATAGTTATTTtaagattgtttttatttactttgtgtCTTTTACCGTCTTCTCATTAAATTAGtgtctctgattttttttatatatatcactcagtcatttttttcacatttgttgaCAACTAgtttttttgctaaattgaCATTACCACAACCCCTGATCCATTAAGTGCTCTCTGTTCATTCTCTAACAATTTGCATTTGGTCTCATATAATTTGTTTAGCTGAAAAACTAACGGTATACTGTGTTCAATTTGCGATGCCAAATAAACTAGGACTGCAAGCTGAACCACAACTGACTCCTCGGTCAAACAGGGAAAGTTCTTGCACCTTAATTGATCATACCTTAAAACCTTCAGATATGGTCACACTAAATCAGACTCCACATGATGTATCTATAAATTCAACTTGGTTTTTGCTAGTTAattgtggaaatgtttttcttaaagCTCAAGTATTTCTATTGGCATGGTTAAAACACGGAAAATGCACAAAACCGATATTTTATCACTCTGCCTTCGATGTGCAATCGATAATTGCATCTATTCGTCCGGTGGAGTCCGTGCACTCTGACGATTGGTTATGCCACTTAAATTATGAGAAATTTGAGCttttgggaaaatatattttaaacattatctTTAGGGTAATATTAAGAATTAAAAATTAAGGATAATATATATGTACGAGTATTGAGGTAGTATTTTTAAGATAGCTCTGGGTATCGTTCCCAGTAATGTGCTATGACAGGTGGCCttaatacacagtaaaatgtccagtgttaatgtactctgtaagagttgatttaacacttaacattttactgtgtagctaCTTAACGCCTTACCCATGCCTTAgaatatcattaaatatattttaaaagtatatacATTGAACACAACTAATGTATTACCACGCtaaattatctatttattttcgATTCTGTGCATTTTGAACCGGCTCATTGTTTTAATTCACACGCTTACAATAAACTGTTGGGGGGGATGTAGGCTATACAGCGTCGTATCATGTTCTTTGTTGAAGAAGTAAATCACTAACATTCAGAGAAACCTTCATAAACCGTTATAACGTATAAATATGTAATAGTTGGATATTATTTCTGGCGGATTCCCGCCGAGCAACGTGCTTTAAAACTTCTAAAAGAACTCTGCGTTGTATGGTAGGCTACAGCATTCATTGTGCATTGCCCGGGCGCACTCCGTTTCAATTCGTCTCATGAGAACATTCCACTCTGGTAAAGTCAGTTTGGTATTTGAATAGCACAGAGGAACCGCCTCTACTTTATTGGCTAAGAGCTGCGGCTGTAGGCGGGACGTGAGAGTCAGTCTTCGACAAACTCGGGCTCTTATTGGTAGGACCTGTTGTGGGCCGAAACCTCTTCGAAATATATCTACTCTTGCTAAGCCGAACAAGCCGTTGAAAGCTTGCTCACATACATAAGGGAGAGGGGAGCTGTGCTCAATGTTTCTCCATAGATCTGACTCAAGCCTTCGCCCCAAACGAAATACCGTAATTTCCTCTGAAAAAGAGTCTATTTTTCTGACCAGTGAAGAGGGAAGTCAAATTCACTTCGCTGATGATCAACACAATGGAGTGTGCAGTGGACGCACAAAGTCTGATCTCGATTTCTTTACGGAAAATCCACAACTCCAGGACGCAGAGAGGAGGAATCAAGCTGCACAAAAACCTCCTGGTCTCCTACGTCCTGAGGAACGCCAGGCAGCTCTACATGAGTGAAAAGTACGCGGAGGTTTACAGGATGCAACAGTACGAGGAAGTGATGACTGTTTGTAACGAAATTCAGGAGCTGAACCCCCTCGACTTGGGCGAGGACTGTATGGAACAGAGCGAGGACTGCTGCGGCAACGGTGGTGGAAGCGAGCCGGCGAGCCTGTGTGGCGCGCTACTGCCAGTAAGCCACACAGTACAGTCCGCGCATATCCAGACGGCCACTGCCTGCTCTGCGCCTTTATCGCTCCACGCCGAAGAGGTCTGCAAGGAGCCCGATACCTCGTTCTACCGGAGCTGTTGTGCCGAACCATACCCAGTCTCGAACTGCGACTTTTCCCAGGCTAACGGAATCCACTGCAACAAAACGACGGTGCTGGATTTGGACACGCATGTAGTGACTACTGTTGAGAACGGGTACCTCCACCAGGACTGCTGCGCGCCGCTCCAGCAGTGTTGTCAGGGCGCACAAACCCCAGCAAAGAAGCGCAAGGTTGACTTTGGGTATTACGTGACCGAGCCCGAGGAGGTGCCGGATTTTACGCCATGTAAACGAGCAAGGTTCGACGACTTTTCCTGTCTGAACTCCGACCAGTTGGACTCTTCGAACATTTCCAATCTTATCTCCATTTTTGGATCGGGGTTTACGGGGCTAGTGAGCAGACAGGCGGACTTTGAGCAAACCCTAAACGGACAATTCTGTAGCACACAAGCCTTAGCGAGCCTTGGAGCGTGGACTCGAGCAATTGTGGCTTTTTGACTCCGTGGTAAATTAGAGAGAATTAGTTAAATAAATTGTACAGAGTTTAAAACAAATTGACTTTATTTTTGCAAGAACAGCACATAGGCTATTTAATTATcaagcagttttatttcatttttgtttagaTCGGGAGGGGAGATGGTTACACATGTGATGTGCAGGCTTTTCTTTAGACTGACctaaacatttgaaacattttgaatGGTTGTTGTAAATCCCTTAACGAAGTTAATTTCGTTGCCTTAACCAATGCATACTGCTAGCTACTGTTGCTACAAACATTTAAAGTGATTGAATGTTTCgctcttcatttttaaatccagtCAACAGAACAGTTTAATAGCCTACAAAGTACACTACATAATTCCGTATATATTTAAGAAATTATCTTAACTGGAAAACTATGCCATTCAGCTTGGTAAGATCCCACTAAGACATTTTTGTTGTACGTTTTGGTTTTGATATACTATGCGACGAATGTATAAGATATCACATGTTAAATAATGACGTTTTTAAATACTTGATCGTcgttataattttgttttatgtgtgatAACTTCAGCATCTACAGTACACTCCTGGCTTCAGACAGAAAACATTGTAAGGAGTCTTGGCACGTCCGCAACCAGGCTAAAGCATTAGCAAACTGGTGAAGGCAGAAAAAAGATGCAAACTTTTCTAACCCTCAGCTGCGGTTTAATGTAtaggaacatgtttttattctttgatAACTGTTTCACTTGTGTACCTGACCGGGTTGCTGTGTGTGGTGTCAGTTCTGTGGGACTTGTAGTCCATTTGTGTCAATCTTCCCATCACACTTTGGATTGGAGCAATGAATTATCACtacagctcccagaatgcacagacAGTACATCATTTAATCCGACCatgtattttaatgacattttggTCTGCTGAGCGTTTCCCATGTGTGTTTCTCCCCTTGACTTTTCTACAAGTTACTGATCAAGCCTTCCTTCACAGTAACTCACGGTGCCAGCATTGCTTGGATTTGCGAGTTAGAAGTTTTTCTATTTAGACCTTTTGTTCTAAAAAGGCAAGTTTGTGACTTTAGCCATGCATCCTCACAATATAAGCACTAtgtgtaatgaaataaaaacgtTTTCAGACGTTCTCTGCATATTTTGTTGATATTCTTGTATTTTTGTGCATATGAAATTGTATATCACCGggtaaaactgttttaaaaatatttgtttaaatttataatcttaattaaaaaaaagaaaaccaatctGTTTTTgatccattattttattttaagcattgTTTGGATAAGAAACCAAAATACCAGCTTCTTAATATGTTTTAAGGATGGGATATACAGTGGTGAAATACATGCTAGGTTCAAATATATGGAAATATGATATCTGTATTATTTAAAAGAACCTGGCCTACACCAGGGGAGAAGCTGAAATTTTCCACCCACATTCAGTAAACTCATTTTTATAGTTGGTTTTAAGGATTGGGAAGTGTTGATGCAGTAACAAATCCATTGGTGAGCTGGACCTAGAAGAATTGCATAGTGCACTACTTGGAGACTACACGCCCCCCTCTATTTCCACATGCGCTACtccacatgtgtgtgtgtgtgtgtgtgtgtgtgtggggggggggggggggtggttgttggGTGTTGATGCTGCTAAGTGGGGGTTGTTTGGCTAATGAATTTGTATACCTCAACTTAGGATCAGCACAAACGCACAGttgatgtattttattcatCATTATCTAGAAGAAGAGTTGGTATACAAATGGAACcagatttattatttgtaatacattttgttttgatagtactttttttcttttgggagggggtgggtctAGTTAGACTTAAAACAGCTTTTACTATGGGTAAGTAACACCTCTCACTGGTTCTCAGTGCATGTGTATTGTGGACacaatgcaaaatacaaaagtgaAAAGGTGGGTCTTAAAGGTTAGTAGATGCATTGAAACCAGCATCAGTTTCACAGATTCACATAGGTAGTTTTGAATGGTGTTTTAAAACTGTAGTTTAGATTTTCTCTTAAAAGGAACTCAGCAACAGGTATCATTTTCACATCCGTAATATCACTGGGGCCATAATAAGGGTGTCCATGTAAAATACACATGGagtttaattaaatgattaCTAATTCACTTTCTATTATATACGCCAAGCTCCAGTATAAGCTGCGTAGAAGTCAATATTAACAGTTTCAGCTGTAAGGATGAACATTTACAACCAGATGTGCCTGTGCCATGCTACATGAACTAGTCTTCCTGCGCGTAATGCCGCATGTGTCCTTCAAGCACACCGAGCGCATTTCTTCCCTGGCCACGCTCGCAGTTTATCTCTGTTATATGCCACTTGGTGGTGTTCTTCAAAATCAATGAATGGAGAAGGTATTAAAACGCCCGTATAGCAGGCAGCACCTCAAACTGACCTCGGTTTCGTTGCACCCCGCAACTCCACCCCCTTCTCTCGACTTTTTTCGTTTTTATTCCAATCCGAGCCTTCATGCTGCACGTTAATGCAACATCTAACTGCAGGTCTGCAGCATAACCATCTAACCATCTAATTTATCCGTGTATATTTTATGGATCCGTTCGTATTTATATCTCAGAATGGTCATAGGATAATGTTTccaattgtttttcttttaatacatTGCGATTATTTATGCATAAATCTTCGCACAAGTAGATCGAAAACCAAACTATCTTGTTATTCTATACGCAATAGAAACGTattgaattgttttgttttctcttgaaTGGGGTGTACACATACCTACACTAGTATTGCactacatttgtgttttttttttttgtttgtttttttttatttataaaaacctCGATTGCTTGAGAACGTTGCTTCTTGCAGTTGCAGTTTTGATACTCCGGGTCTTTTACCTACAGATACAGTCACCTTAAATTTTAAAGGTACACTTTGCGCATTCTGAACGTCCCGTAAATGTGCTAATGTCTGCCTTTCGTTATGGTTAGCGTTCGATTGAACACTCAGATTTGTGTTGAATGAGTGCCTCCCAGTGGTAGTGATGAGAACCCACGGGTTCCCTCGAAATTCTAATGGTACAGGAAGACTTGCGGGTGATGTCTTCCACGCGGCATTAATGCTTTCTGCTCGTTGTTTCTTGGCGATTTAAGCGCATCGCCAAGTTTCGTTCGCTTGATTCCAGTTGTCATTATATGAACGTAAACGGGCGATCGGCGGTGTCGTCGAAATGAACATGAACACTCactttcatcttttatttaacgCAACCGAGTTCATTATTAAATTCATTACGGATTTAATCGTGTTAATCGCAGGAAGAAACCAAAACGCAATTTCAAGAAATATATACTTTTAAGTTAATTTAAGTTAAATTATTATCAGTTTTAATGCATAGGCTACTTACATTCTTACATTAATTGACATCATGCATAGTTGTACACAATCTGCTTCGCAGATCATATTCAGGATACATAACGATCATTTAAAAAGGTGCAATAAATGTTTAGGATGATATTCCTcgaatttaaaaaggaaaaatcaaaaGAGCATTCAAATTTACACAATAGTAGCCCTCATCCCCCCAGAATCCTACCAACTGGCGTTGCACACTAGTCGTAAAGCTATTGCATCAAGATAAAGGTACCATTTCATAACTTCATGGCCATGTGATCTCTGATGTAGCATCACTTTCCACAGACTGATTTAATGCCCTCTCAATATATTcagattattataataattaagcATGGCATATGCAAATAACTTGCATCAGTTATTTAGCCATGTAAAATGTTAGTTCTCTACATAGTACTCTTTGGATGCTGGGTGCTCCATGCCTTGCAGTTGGTTGTGCACTCAATGACTGACTCTTACTGACGGAAGATTCAAGAGAGATACtggaatttaattcattttgtgcaCGTTTCCCGTGTATTAGGCCCCCAAAATTATAAGGACGAGTAATTCCAGTCAAAATGCTATGACATGCAGCATGAACTGTCCTGTCTGGGTATAAAGTTGCATGTGTCCTACTTGCACGTTTGATGGCTTTTCTTCCTAGCCCACTCTTTCAGTTTATCTCTGCTATAAGCTTCCAGTTGGTGTTCTTCAATTTCAATGAATGAAGAAGACATTAAAAAGCTTTGGTCGAAAGCAGAACCTCAAACTGAAGCATGTTTCACACTGAAGTCGAGACATTTCTTAAACATGACAGAACGTAAACAGGAATTCAGGACCTGACATTCAAACTTcgatttttatgtttattatgtTCCAGACATTAGGAGACTCAGCCCTACACTTCTATGCATGGCCtctaatcattatttttttaaccaaggtTGTCTTTCTCCCAGTTCGGaacatgcatttgtatttgtaggCTTATCTTATCATGACAACATTCTCTGCCATTTCAGGAGGGAGTGTGACAAGCTGCTTCTTTCAGTCCAGCAGCTAAGCTGTGCAGCCATTGTCCTGGAGGAGTACGATTCATGAACAGTTGGCAAAGATAGATGCACAAACAATCAGGAGTAACTCCTGTGCAATTAGACAGTGACAGTCCCACCAACTGACTCCCTCCTTGGGCAACACTGCGGCCAATTATGTTTTTCATGTGCTGCAAGGCTGCAGGCCATGAAGGGGGGCTTCTACACACAGGAACCCAGTGCCTTGACAGGATATGCAACCTAgcagccatttaaaatttttaatgttaaatgtttttgcttttg is part of the Anguilla anguilla isolate fAngAng1 chromosome 10, fAngAng1.pri, whole genome shotgun sequence genome and encodes:
- the LOC118237176 gene encoding immediate early response gene 5-like protein; amino-acid sequence: MINTMECAVDAQSLISISLRKIHNSRTQRGGIKLHKNLLVSYVLRNARQLYMSEKYAEVYRMQQYEEVMTVCNEIQELNPLDLGEDCMEQSEDCCGNGGGSEPASLCGALLPVSHTVQSAHIQTATACSAPLSLHAEEVCKEPDTSFYRSCCAEPYPVSNCDFSQANGIHCNKTTVLDLDTHVVTTVENGYLHQDCCAPLQQCCQGAQTPAKKRKVDFGYYVTEPEEVPDFTPCKRARFDDFSCLNSDQLDSSNISNLISIFGSGFTGLVSRQADFEQTLNGQFCSTQALASLGAWTRAIVAF